One region of Aphelocoma coerulescens isolate FSJ_1873_10779 chromosome 12, UR_Acoe_1.0, whole genome shotgun sequence genomic DNA includes:
- the LOC138117720 gene encoding uncharacterized protein, with protein sequence MSGGAGRRRRLVLHVDLNNTVVVADTVTGQAPRAALNTFLSTVTWGRAGAAGEWEWVSDRPSLRPPCPGALSYYSRHGRDPAFTEAGPGRRFRDLHARHLRLLEWPGRPQDALSVPGEPGKRYHLILPAFFRLLDALHRDGRAFAVVFRTFGTDLPRALQAVSSALDGQHPQFPALRDLSLPVDLTPGQIRCSKREVVLTRGAERLATREDRKKLYSYFSSFEGIGGFQDHFDWWARNQFSSQGGKPLWIDLHDPDVHHIFIDDNIRLDDADTIVHPQVFSEQGSSSPKSVPTSELYNICLVQTNLLEAIADEDYFLHCVRTCEENYDHYLACMEKDTPSQQWDGQ encoded by the exons atgagcggcggggccgggcggcgacGGCGCCTGGTTCTGCACGTGGACCTCAACAACACGGTGGTGGTGGCGGACACGGTGACGGGGCAGGCCCCGCGGGCGGCGCTCAACACCTTTCTCAGCACCGTCACCTggggccgcgccggggccgccg GCGAGTGGGAGTGGGTGAGCGACCGCCCGTCCCTgcgccccccgtgccccggcGCCCTCAGCTACTACAGCCGCCACGGCCGGGACCCCGCCTTCACCGAGGCTGGCCCGGGCCGGCGCTTCCGCGACCTCCACGCCCGCCACCTGCGACTGCTGGAGTGGCCAGGCCGGCCGCAGGACGCCTTGTCGGTGCCAGGGGAGCCCGGCAAACGCTACCACCTGATCCTGCCCGCCTTCTTCCGCCTCCTGGACGCGCTGCACCGGGATGGCAGGGCCTTCGCCGTTGTCTTCAGGACCTTCGGCACCGACCTGCCCCGCGCCCTGCAGGCCGTCAGCAGCGCTCTGGACGGGCAGCACCCCCAGTTCCCCGCCCTGCGGGACCTGTCG ctccctgtggaCCTCACCCCTGGCCAGATACGCTGCAGCAAGCGAGAGGTGGTGCTAACACGGGGAGCAGAGCGCCTGGCCACCCgggaagacagaaaaaagctTTACAGCTACTTCAGCTCCTTTGAGGGAATTGGAGGCTTCCAAGACCACTTTGATTG GTGGGCCAGAAATCAGTTCTCTTCCCAGGGTGGGAAGCCCCTGTGGATAGACCTCCATGATCCTGACGTTCACCACATCTTCATTGATGACAACATCCGGTTGGACGATGCGGATACCATTGTTCACCCCCAG gtgttctcagagcagggcagcagcagtcCCAAGAGTGTGCCCACCTCGGAGCTGTACAACATTTGCCTGGTACAAACCAATCTGCTGGAGGCCATCGCCGATGAGGACTATTTCCTGCACTGTGTGAGGACATGTGAGGAGAACTACGACCACTACCTGGCCTGCATGGAGAAGGACACCCCAAGCCAGCAGTGGGATGGACAGTGA